The Nicotiana tabacum cultivar K326 chromosome 1, ASM71507v2, whole genome shotgun sequence genome segment CGATTATGTACTAATAGCTCAACACACTTTATACAGCTTCAAGTTGACTGTGGGTTGAGTCAAAATATGAATTCAAAAGCCTTATCTGCTCCAAATCTTAGCGCTCTGGATTTCCCTGCTCTCTCTGTGGCAGAAAGTCAAAACAACAGCCTAAAGTACTCTGGCAATGATGTTCAACAAAATGTCAACCCCTATAGGTCTTCTGAAAAAGAAAACACCCTTCTGTTTAGATCTGGATCTTCCATCCCTTCACGAGGTGCTACAGATTTTGCATCTGCTGTCAGGAAGATGGCCTCTCAGGACTCTAGCATATGGAAGTATGATAGGACTGGAGTAGCTGATGCTACTGTTGGTTCAAGTAGAAATTCATCTGTCTTGGCTAGTTCTTACGTTGGTGGACAGAGCAGGGGAGTTTATGGTGATAGGTTGCAGAGCCGAGGTTCCACACGTGCAGCTCCCGTTTGGCTTGAAACTGGAGAAGCAGTTGGTAATGTTTTCCTAAAGCAGCCAGTATAATTTTTGAATGTTCATTGAGGAAAATAATTTCTGCACGTCTATGCTCTTTAACTTTGTTGAGATTGCAGCAAATGTATATTCTGAAATGCGGGAAGAGGCTCGTGACCATGCACGCTTACGTAATGCATACTTTGAACAGGTATGTGGTATACATAATGATTGCAAAGGTGGATAGACGTGTAAATGTCAACTCACTTAAATTTGCATTCGTATTAGTATGTAAAGCCACAAGTGACAGTACATTAGCCCTCTTCTCCCTGAAAATCCacaagagaaagaagaaagaataccACGAATGCGTAACGGATTCATGTATAATTTACTTGTTAAGGGAAGTTAACCTGGAATTGGGACCAATAATTGATGATGATCCTTGGATAGTTCTTAAAGGTGCTGATGGTGAAGTTAGaagtgattttttttcttttctttaatattGGAGAAATCCCCCTTTGGGCTTCTGGTTCGACCCTCCTTCCAGCATTAATACCAGGCTTTGTTTAAGGCAGGATTCGAACCTGTGACGTGTGCCTTAACCGTCACATGTTATGTTCGCATCTTTACCATTGAACCAAAGCCCTGAGACTTAGAAGTGATTGTCTGCACTTTCTATTTAATCATAATGTTACTACGACTATTGCAAATTAATAAGGCCATCTTATTGTAGGATTATCGTAATGTGTTGGCTGTTGCACCTAAGTAACATTTGATATTTAGCTTCACTGCATCACAAACTCTTTTTAGGATTATCATTGTGGCAGGAATTTATTCCAATATGATCTTGTCAAGTTAACTTGACTCTCTTACGCGGCACTACCAGATCCTTAATCTTTGTAACTGTGTCTATGAGTAGGCTCGTCAGGCATACCTTATTGGTAACAAGGCTTTGGCCAAAGAACTGAGTGTCAAAGGACAGCTGCACAATATGCAGATGAAGGCAGCTCATGGGAAGGCTCAAGAATCTATATATCGCCTAAGGTCTGTTTTTATCCTCCACGTGAATGGTCCGGCACCCTAAACTCTTTACATTAATGTTTTTATATGCTGGTGATGTCCTTTAACCAGAATTTTAGACTCTAGAATTTTCACAATCTTAATCTCACTCAGACAGCGATTTTCTAATTCTTCTGCTCCACACGAAGTCAAATTATCTTCCTGTTGATTTCCagcatttttcaattttcatgcaTGTGCTGCTTTGGTAGCTCTTACAATTGTCAGGTGCTGTGCATTTCAGCTTCTCACTGTGCAATGACACAAAATGACATAGAGAGAGGATGCCAATGCTGAACTGTATTCATGCTAATTGAGCTTTTAACCAGTAAACACAAAACCTCCTGCTGAAGAAGTTTCGTGCATCACTCTCCACCCACCACCCACCACCCCCCTATAATAAACAACATTGATAAAATCTCTTTCCTCAACGAAATTTTTTAATGTAAAGATTATTTAAGTGTCTCTTTGTGTGCATAATTTTTTTTACAGGAATCCAGTCAGTCCAGAGATGCAGGGAAATGGGAGAGGACAAGAGAGAATCATAGACCTGCATGGGCTTCATGTTAGTGAAGCTATTCATGTCCTTAAGCGTGAGCTGTCCGTGTTGAGAAATGCTGCCAGATCAGCAGACCAGCGAATACAGGTTTACATTTGCGTTGGAACAGGACACCATACAAAGGGTTCGCGCACTCCTGCCAGGCTTCCCATTTCTGTCCAGCGTTACCTGCTAGAGGAGGGCCTTGACTACTCTGAGCCACAACCGGGGCTTCTCCGAGTTGTGATATACTGAGACGTGAAGGTATAGGAGTTTTTGACACACCATTAccctagaaaagaaaaaaattgttgTACCtgtaaatgggggaaacggaagATTAGTGCAAATTCTGGAAAAAGGGgaaaatgaaaagtgaaaaaaaaggggaagaaaattGTATCATTAAGGTTTAGTTGAATAGAAGGATACCTTTTTGTAGCTTGTGGGGACCTGCATCGGCCCCCTgccattttgtaatttttgtaacTTGGGATctttctcacattcctttttatctTTGATTAGCCGATGTAACTGATAGAATTCTTTCacatgaaagttcaaattcatcAAAGTGTTCAGTGGCTCTGGAAGAGCATTTTCCACCGAAGTTATTGTTGCAGGGAGCTCGGGGTAAAACGTCCTTTCTTTTGGAGTAATCATTTTATGCATGTGTGTTTTAGTGGAACCTTGTAAAGCTATAACCTATTGCAtcgttatttttttatttttttgggttatttttagTAACCCACCCTGATCCAGAAAGATCAACTGTGGTTTTACTTGCATATTCCTTTCAACCTGACAATTGGTGGTGCAAGTATTCTGCTACTAAAATTTAgggaaaatgacactgtatagtcgttgtaaaaataataagcgaaaaaatatataaaatttatatatatatatatatgttaataACAACCCTAAAATTTAGTCTGTATCGTCGCCTGTCTTGCTTTACACTTTCTACTTTTTCACCGATTAAAGTTGCCTAGGTGTTGCACTACAGGCCTGGCGCACCTTataagaagaataaaaataaaataagaaaacccACGATCTTGCCCTCAACTAGTGAGTCCAGAGCCAAAGTAATAACTAATTGAACTCAAACGACCAAACAATGTGAACGAATCTATGTATGCGCTATACATAAATTCTTTCACCCTTTTTTTATCACATATTTTGGTCGCttgagttcaattaattattACTTTAGTTTCGGACTCCTCAACTCAAGGATGGAAGCTAAAAGTTCTCTCCTTTATTTGCAATATTGACAATATTATCAAGTCTCAAGGTTCGAGATTATAATCCTTATCCTGAACACCAAACATCCGTATCCTGATTACCGAACGACCACTcatagttgtcacacctcctttttgcg includes the following:
- the LOC107784703 gene encoding polyadenylate-binding protein-interacting protein 7, translating into MSFTGKGTPTSDKKLTLAKATSLNPNAAEFVPFALRSPSGSTSSTDAAKLSNSTTTLGKAVLDRSESSVSNNSDDEAHQYWRRQLPDDITPDFNVVGEEDSHGVSNLPFSRLSVSDVNEASIFPASTGSGFMLKDQQEFSPRVNGTSFAEKTGYPITSFSEDASPTSFHLPAKPWDKPSLTNDQPFGNIREGPHYNGNSGNSFFADMTNEQPFFEADVNPLEFLASQFPGFAAESVAEVYYANGGDLNLTIEMLTQLELQVDCGLSQNMNSKALSAPNLSALDFPALSVAESQNNSLKYSGNDVQQNVNPYRSSEKENTLLFRSGSSIPSRGATDFASAVRKMASQDSSIWKYDRTGVADATVGSSRNSSVLASSYVGGQSRGVYGDRLQSRGSTRAAPVWLETGEAVANVYSEMREEARDHARLRNAYFEQARQAYLIGNKALAKELSVKGQLHNMQMKAAHGKAQESIYRLRNPVSPEMQGNGRGQERIIDLHGLHVSEAIHVLKRELSVLRNAARSADQRIQVYICVGTGHHTKGSRTPARLPISVQRYLLEEGLDYSEPQPGLLRVVIY